Genomic window (Candidatus Zixiibacteriota bacterium):
CTCCGGTGCGCTTTGCATGCTGTTCAAACACGCCGCCGGCACGCCGCACTCGCGCAACGCATCGGTCTGATCTTTCATCAAAGACAGAAGAGGCGAGACCACGACGGCGGTGCCGCGCATCGCCAAGATCGGTGCCTGGTAACAAAGCGATTTTCCGCCGCCGGTCGGGAGCACGACCAGTGAGTCGCGCCTTGTGAGAACGCTGTCAATGGCCTCGGCCTGCAATGGCCGGAACGAATCATAGCCCCAGTGTTTGCGCAGGATGGGAAGGACCGTATCGAGCATGGTTCCTGCTGGATGAAATCAAGGACCCGCAGTAAACACCGATTCAATCGGATTGGTCAATCATCATTCGGAGAAAGTGATATGGACCGTCCACGATGGAGCGGTGATGATTTTGCGGGTACGGTGTTGCGCAATTACCGACACGATCAGAACGTTCTGTCTGGGGCTCCCTTGCGAAACCCGAATTGAAAACCCCCCTGCCCCGTGTGAGATCACGGGGCAGGGGGTTGTGTTGTCGTACGCGGTGATGTGTGGCGCTACTTCATCAGCGTCATCTTGCGGGTGGCGACGAAGCCGCCCGATGAGATGCGGTAGAAGTACACACCCGACGCCACCGGCTGACCACGCTCGTCACGCCCGTCCCAACTGAGCTGCTGACGGCCCGCTTCCGAGTGGCCGGTGTAGCCACGGA
Coding sequences:
- a CDS encoding T9SS type A sorting domain-containing protein, which codes for SQAALIQRPTQYALGQNYPNPFNAGTVIPFDLPEAGDWSVTVYNVAGQSIRGYTGHSEAGRQQLSWDGRDERGQPVASGVYFYRISSGGFVATRKMTLMK